Proteins encoded within one genomic window of Natator depressus isolate rNatDep1 chromosome 1, rNatDep2.hap1, whole genome shotgun sequence:
- the LOC141975502 gene encoding zinc finger protein 215-like, whose translation MHPLYPCLGQLTPVMRRKPPCNSTASAWRSTTNTLDSSAVRKQKDSKRFTADCELSHLWLQTEIHTKEQIIELLVLEQFLTILPEGIQTWVQRLHPETCEEVIALVEDFHLNHQEIGKCGQKIPVTLEDVAVYFTKEEWGHLDKRQREFYRDVMQETLKTVLSGR comes from the exons ATGCACCCACTCTATCCCTGTCTGGGACAGTTGACTCCCGTAATGAGAAGGAAGCCACCCTGCAACAGTACGGCATCAGCATGGAGAAGCACCACAAACACTTTAGACAGTTCTGCTGTCAGGAAGCAGAAGGACTCCAAGAGGTTTACAGCCGACTGTGAACTTTCCCATCTGTGGCTGCAGACTGAGATCCATACGAAGGAGCAGATCATCGAGCTGCTGGTTCTTGAGCaattcctgaccatcttgcctgAGGGAATCCAGACATGGGTCCAGAGACTTCATCCAGAAACATGTGAGGAGGTTATTGCCCTGGTAGAGGATTTCCACCTAAATCATCAGGAGATTGGGAAATGTGGGCAAAAG ATTCCAGTGACACTGGAAGatgtggctgtgtatttcaccaaggAGGAGTGGGGTCATCTGGACAAAAGGCAGAGGGAGTTCTACAGGGATGTCATGCAGGAGACTTTGAAGACTGTTCTCTCTGG CAGGTGA